Genomic window (Caldicoprobacter guelmensis):
TATCGTTAATAAACGCATTATGTGGAATATCCATATCCTCGTAGTATTTGGAAAAATCAGGTTTTCTAAAACCTGCTGGAGGTTTTAACGATACATGTACAACACGAGGCATATCAAAATATTCTTCAAAGCTGTCCTGCGGCTTTAAATTTAAATATTGGCGAAGCCGCTTATCCAAGTCCGGTGTACAATGGAAGAAAAAAAGAAACTCTTCATGTGGAATGTGATTAACTGTCGCCTTAAACAATTCTAAAGTATTCATAATAATCACCCTCTACGCCTATACTTTTAAAGCTTTTCAATAAAAAAACTAATATGTCAAAATACAAAAACGACAACCTTATAACCAACAGCATCCGTTTTTATCCTTCCAGTGCCACCGATATCATAGCAAAGTATTTTTCTTGTGGGACATACTCAGGGACGCTATTACCTGTGCCCAGTGCGTAACCGCCTCTATCTTTTGTCTTTTCTAACATCGCCCTACAGCGCTGCTTGATTTCATCGATTGAAGCCCTACATACAAAATCCACGTCAATACCACCTAAAATAGCAATTCTCCCACCCCATCGATCGTATGCTTCCTCCACCGGCATTATGGCATCCTCAAACGAATGCTTTGCATCATATCCCATGTCCACAATGACATCCTCCATAACCTCTTCAAGATTGCCGCAAGAATGAAGAATAGCTGGTTTTCCGAACTTATGAATGGTCTCCACAATCTTTTTATGCCATGGAAATACATACTTCCGCATATGCTCAGGAGAAAGCATTGTCTGAGTTTTAAACCCCCAATCATCGTTGGAGATCAAAGCTCCTACAGTGTCATACGCTGCACAGATTTCATAATAGCGGACCAGCCTTGACCCTACAGCATCAAAGATATCCTGTACTAAATCTGGGTCCTCATATATCATATAGCAAAGCGAATCATACCCTACCAGCTGAATCACATTTTCAAGTACCCCACATGGCCCATAAACGATGAATTTCATCCCATCAGGCAAATAAGACTTCAATTTTTCCAACCTAGAATAGTCAAATAAATCAGGATCAGGCCATTTGTAGTTTTCAAAATCCTTATGGTTTTTAATCACTCCACCTTCATTTAAAGAACGGGTCTTAAGCGTTCTGACTTCTCCATGTGGAAAATGAAAGTCAGAACCCTGAATGGTAACATAATCGTACCCCGCGTTTTTAAAAGCCTCAATCACAATTTTTATATGTTCCAATGAATCTTGCGTAGATGTCATAGATCGGCCTGCAAGCTTTTCATAAAGAGGCTGATTGAGAAAAAATTCAAAGAGCGTAGGTCTATCTGGAACTTGGCGTCGTAGAACTTTCGATAAATTTGAAAAGTTTGGTTTTCTCATACAGATCACCTCTTAATTGCTGATTGATCCAGAACTATTTTTTCACAATCATTTTAGCACATTTTTTATAGCAATTCATCTTTTTTATTCCAAAAAATCACATTGACAAAAACAAAATAAAATTTTAGCAACAAAGATTACTCATTAGCATATAAATCTACTGAATTTACCTGTCCATTCATCTGGGAGGTGTAACTGTGAAGCTTAGCTATAATAATGACCACATAGTACGTTTTAAAAACGGCGACGTATGGCACTTTTTCTACCAAAAAGGAAAAGGTATATACTTCCGAATTTTAAAGAAAAACGGGCAATGGGGAGATGAAATAGAACTTGTAGCAAACGCTGGTGAGCATTTTTCAGCTTTTATTGACAACCATGACCACGTGCATTTCGTATGTCAGGACTACGGCAAAGAAATCCTCTATATGGAATATAATGGTAAAAAATGGAATAAAGAAGTGCTTTACCAGTATGATGCTTCCTCATACCCAGTTCAATTTCCCACAGTCATCGTCCTTAACGAGCAGGTTCATGTGATTTTTACCGTGGGCACAACCCCATTTACCGGCATATGGAGCCTCTATCACTGCTATCATAACGGGACTGGATGGGTCAAAGAAGAGATAATAAGATACGCAGATGGCAAACAAACCAGCCCCTTCTATATTGACGGCGAACAAGGAAAGCTTCATCTGGTTTATCGCGGCTTGTACCAGAACTATCACAGACTATTTTACTGCTGTTTTGATAGCGCACGCAACCGTTGGAGCAGACCCGAGAGTTTAAGTCGGAACATGCTGGATTGCAACATGCCCAGCATCCTCGTTAAAGGTAATAAACTCCACCTGGCATGGACATCAATAAAAGATTCCAACCTGCAGATTATGTATAGAAACTGGAGCTTAAACTCATACTTTAAAACCGACTTGAAAAAGGAAGCGTTTTTGTCCAACCGAGAATCCAACTGTTCAGCCCCACAGCTTTTCTGGCTTGCTGATCACTTGTGGTGCATATGGT
Coding sequences:
- a CDS encoding uroporphyrinogen decarboxylase family protein, with the protein product MTSTQDSLEHIKIVIEAFKNAGYDYVTIQGSDFHFPHGEVRTLKTRSLNEGGVIKNHKDFENYKWPDPDLFDYSRLEKLKSYLPDGMKFIVYGPCGVLENVIQLVGYDSLCYMIYEDPDLVQDIFDAVGSRLVRYYEICAAYDTVGALISNDDWGFKTQTMLSPEHMRKYVFPWHKKIVETIHKFGKPAILHSCGNLEEVMEDVIVDMGYDAKHSFEDAIMPVEEAYDRWGGRIAILGGIDVDFVCRASIDEIKQRCRAMLEKTKDRGGYALGTGNSVPEYVPQEKYFAMISVALEG